Proteins encoded in a region of the Macaca mulatta isolate MMU2019108-1 chromosome X, T2T-MMU8v2.0, whole genome shotgun sequence genome:
- the LAS1L gene encoding ribosomal biogenesis protein LAS1L isoform X17 produces MKEPENCWYHMKRSSLREAVLDAFLDDGFLVPTFEQLAALQIEYEENVDLNDVLVPKPFSQFWQPLLRGLHSQNFTQALLERMLSELPALGISGIRPTYILRWTVELIVANTKTGRNARRFSAGQWEARRGWRLFNCSASLDWPRMVESCLGSPCWASPQLLRIIFKAMGQGLPDEEQEKLLRICSIYTQSGENSLVQEGSEASPIGKSPYTLDSLYWSIKPASSSFGSEAKAQQQEEQGNVNDVKEEEKEENEVLPDQVEEEEENDQVEEEEDEDDDEDDDEEDDEEEDRMEVGPFSTGQESPTAENARLLAQKRGALQGSAWQVSSEDVRWDTFPLGRMPGQTEDPAELMLENYDTMYLLDQPVLEQRLEPSTCKTDTLGLSCGVGSGNCSNSSSSNFEGLLWSQGQLHGLKTGLQLF; encoded by the exons GGAGGCTGTGCTGGATGCTTTTCTGGATGATGGCTTCCTTGTCCCCACATTTGAACAGTTGGCAGCTTTGCAGATAGAGTATGAAG AAAACGTGGACTTGAATGACGTCCTGGTGCCAAAGCCGTTCTCTCAGTTCTGGCAGCCCCTGCTCAGGGGCCTGCACTCCCAGAACTTCACGCAGGCCCTATTGGAGAGGATGCTCTCTGAACTGCCAGCCTTGGGGATCAGCGGGATCCGGCCTACCTACATCCTCAGATGGACCGTTGAACTGATCGTGGCCAACACCAAGACTG gaCGGAATGCTCGCCGATTTTCTGCAGGCCAGTGGGAAGCAAGAAGGGGCTGGAGGCTGTTCAACTGCTCCGCCTCCCTTGACTGGCCCCGGATGGTTGAGTCCTGCTTGGGCTCACCTTGCTGGGCCAGCCCCCAACTCCTTCGGAT CATCTTCAAAGCCATGGGGCAGGGCCTGCCAGACGAGGAGCAGGAGAAGCTGCTGCGCATCTGTTCCATTTATACCCAGAGTGGAGAAAACAGCCTGGTGCAGGAGGGCTCTGAGGCCTCCCCCATTGGGAAGTCTCCATATACACTAGACAGCCTGTATTGGAGCATCAAACCAGCCAGCTCCAGCTTCGGGTCTGAAGCAAAGGCCCAGCAGCAGGAGGAGCAGGGCAATGTTAATGATGtcaaggaagaggagaaggaggagaacgAGGTCTTGCCAGACCaggtagaggaggaggaagaaaatgaccaagtggaggaagaggaggacgaAGATGATGATGAAGACGACGATGAGGAAGATGATGAAGAGGAAGACAGaatggaggtggggcctttcTCTACAGGGCAAGAGTCCCCCACTGCCGAGAATGCTAGGCTTCTGGCCCAGAAAAGAGGAGCTTTGCAGGGCTCTGCATGGCAGGTTAGCTCAG AAGACGTGCGATGGGACACATTTCCCCTAGGCCGAATGCCAGGTCAGACCGAGGACCCAGCAGAGCTCATGCTGGAGAATTATGACACCATGTATCTTTTGGACCAGCCTGTGCTAGAGCAGCGGCTGGAACCCTCAACATGCAAGACTGA CACCTTGGGCCTGAGCTGTGGTGTCGGCAGTGGCAActgcagcaacagcagcagcagcaacttcGAGGGCCTTCTCTGGAGCCAGGGGCAGCTGCATGGGCTCAAAACTGGCCTGCAGCTCTTCTGA